Proteins from a single region of Paraglaciecola sp. T6c:
- a CDS encoding ribokinase: MAVINFGSINVDHVYQVEHFVQPGETLASTHYQCLLGGKGANQSIALAKAGADVRHVGRINESDANFKQIMIKHNINCKYVACTEAPSGHAIIQVTPSGENAIVLFGGANHEITAKDVMLALDGAKSSDWVLTQNETSSIDEVLKQAKEAGLKVAFNPAPMTESVKQLPVNCIDLLIVNEVEAQEITGHSDIDAMEQYFAANWPDCEVIITLGKAGVCMLKNGRRIEVDAFVVDAVDTTAAGDTFIGFFLSAYSEHTEAKVALTRACAASAIAVTQVGAAQSIPDEDQVNRFLAKHHS, from the coding sequence ATGGCTGTTATTAACTTTGGTTCTATTAATGTGGACCATGTTTATCAGGTCGAGCACTTCGTGCAACCTGGTGAAACCCTAGCCTCAACGCATTATCAATGCTTACTGGGCGGCAAAGGTGCAAATCAATCTATTGCATTAGCGAAGGCTGGAGCAGATGTGCGCCACGTTGGCCGCATTAACGAATCGGATGCCAACTTCAAGCAAATCATGATCAAGCACAACATCAACTGTAAGTATGTTGCGTGCACAGAAGCTCCTTCAGGCCATGCCATCATCCAAGTTACTCCATCAGGTGAAAACGCAATCGTATTGTTCGGCGGGGCAAATCATGAAATAACCGCAAAGGATGTGATGCTCGCACTCGATGGCGCCAAATCAAGTGACTGGGTGTTAACTCAAAATGAAACCAGTTCGATTGACGAAGTACTTAAACAAGCCAAAGAAGCGGGCTTAAAAGTAGCGTTTAACCCTGCCCCTATGACGGAATCCGTCAAACAGCTACCTGTTAACTGTATCGATTTGCTTATCGTTAATGAGGTAGAGGCTCAAGAAATTACCGGACATAGCGACATTGATGCTATGGAGCAGTATTTCGCAGCCAATTGGCCTGACTGTGAAGTGATTATTACATTAGGTAAAGCGGGCGTATGCATGCTCAAAAACGGACGCAGAATTGAAGTTGATGCGTTTGTGGTTGACGCTGTTGACACCACGGCCGCTGGGGATACCTTTATTGGGTTCTTTCTTTCTGCTTACAGTGAGCATACTGAAGCGAAAGTTGCATTAACCAGAGCATGTGCAGCATCAGCCATAGCAGTAACCCAAGTTGGGGCAGCGCAATCCATACCGGATGAAGACCAAGTAAATCGTTTTCTTGCCAAACACCATAGTTAA
- a CDS encoding nucleoside hydrolase: MSHKIILDTDPGIDDAMAIFFAFQSPDIDVLGLTTVYGNVPVEMAAQNALTLCEMAGVDIPVCKGVGMPWVGPQSTYAHFVHGDDGFGNVCPEPSKRPLDPRSSAQFIVDMARQHPGEITVVAIGPLGNLALALRLEPELPKLLKGVSIMGGAAFVPGNVTPVAEANIWNDAYAAEIVFAADWNLTMFGLDVTMTLPFDPAFLEGLRDNNAKLGGFVHDAAQFYMDFYSQNREKRVCFFHDAMPIAHLVDPSLFEIVRGHARVSTDPLNIGQTTVAPKNTTASPHWLEAQQIDVAVKVDKERLTKLYLDTY; encoded by the coding sequence ATGAGTCATAAAATTATTCTTGATACCGATCCGGGTATCGACGATGCAATGGCGATCTTTTTCGCTTTTCAATCTCCAGATATTGACGTACTTGGTTTAACGACCGTTTATGGCAATGTACCCGTTGAAATGGCTGCCCAAAACGCGCTTACTCTGTGCGAAATGGCCGGAGTTGATATTCCAGTATGTAAAGGCGTGGGTATGCCATGGGTTGGCCCTCAGTCTACTTATGCACATTTCGTTCATGGCGATGATGGCTTCGGTAACGTTTGTCCAGAACCGTCAAAACGCCCCTTAGACCCTCGTAGCTCAGCGCAATTTATTGTTGATATGGCACGCCAGCACCCAGGTGAAATCACCGTCGTTGCCATTGGTCCACTAGGCAACTTGGCATTAGCGCTTCGTTTAGAGCCTGAACTGCCTAAGCTGTTAAAAGGTGTGTCTATTATGGGCGGCGCTGCTTTTGTGCCAGGAAATGTTACACCGGTTGCTGAAGCCAACATTTGGAACGATGCGTACGCAGCAGAGATCGTATTTGCTGCTGACTGGAACCTCACCATGTTCGGTTTAGATGTGACAATGACTCTGCCCTTTGATCCTGCATTTTTAGAAGGTTTACGTGATAACAATGCCAAATTAGGTGGATTTGTTCACGACGCGGCGCAGTTCTACATGGACTTTTACTCGCAAAACCGTGAAAAGCGTGTGTGTTTCTTCCATGATGCTATGCCTATTGCACATTTGGTTGACCCAAGCTTATTCGAAATTGTTCGTGGCCACGCACGTGTGTCTACCGACCCTTTGAACATAGGGCAAACGACTGTTGCTCCTAAAAATACCACTGCAAGCCCTCATTGGCTTGAAGCGCAGCAGATTGATGTGGCAGTCAAAGTAGATAAAGAGCGTCTAACCAAGCTTTATTTAGACACCTACTAA